A window of Micromonospora eburnea genomic DNA:
CCCGCGCCCCAGAGCACGAACCCGACGGCGAACACCGGGTACGACGGGACGAGCGTCCAGAGGGCGAAGGCCACGGCCGGCAGCAGCGGGGCCAGGGTGAGCAGCAGCCGTAGAGCGTGGCGGCCAGCCGGCCGGTCGCGGGCACGCGCCCAGGGGTGACGATCATGAAGCCTTCCCACGGGGACGCAACGGACACCGGACGTGCGGTATCCGCGGCGGCGGCCCCTAGGAAAGGATCAACATCGCCAGGTCATGGGTCGATGTTATCGGCCACCCGCCCCTCACGGCGCCCCCGGCGAAGGGCGCCGCCTCCCCCGTGGCCGAGCACGAGGGAGGCGGCAGATGCTCAGAACTGCTGCACCCAGTACGGGGCGACGTCCATCCAGCCGTTGGCGGCGGCACCGTTGAGGCGACCCGAGCTGTTGGTGCTCAGGGTGTACCAGGAGTCGACGTAGTCCGGGTCGTCGGTCCACCAGCTGGCCGGCATCGCGTCGATGATCGCGTTGACCAGCGGCGTGTAGGTGCCGTAGTCGACGACGGTCAGCAGGACGGTGAGCAGCGCCTTGGCCAGGTCGCGGTAGTTGGTGTCGCCGTCGTCCTCCCACATCACCACGTCGGCCAGGTTGTACTTGTAGTTGTTGAAGTGGACCAGCAGCTGGTTGGGGTAGTAGATCGTGCCGTCGTTGTCGAGGTACGGCATCTCCACGATGTTGACCGTGGGCTTGCCGTCGAGCCCGAAGCCGCCGACGACGTTGAAGATCTCGGCCGCGCCCTTGATCCACGGCTCCTTGTCGTCGTTCAACCGGACAGCGTTGACCTTGGTGGCCCAGTAGCCGGCCTGCGCCGTCACCGTGGACCTGCCGCCCGCCGAGGCCGCGGCGTCGTGCCTGACCGGCGTCAGGCCCCGGGCGGCCAACTCCTGCCGGACCTGCGCCAGGCCCCGCTCCATCGACTTCCGCACGTCAACCTCGACCACCAGCACCGGGCGGGTGGGCACCCGGACCGGGTCGAGGAGGACGCGTCCGCCGGCGGGGTCGTGGGCGACCACATCGGTCATCGTGTCGTCGCTCGACGCCGCCGCCACGAGCGGACGCTCGGACCGGGCCAGCGCGGCTGCCATGCCCTCGTGCCCGAGCCGCAGTCGCAGCACCGAGCCGGTGCTCTCCGGCAACCCCTTCGCCGCCAGCACCGCCTGGTTCACCGACCGCGCGGCGCGGTCGACCCGCGCGTTGAGTCCGGCCGTCAGGAGGTCCACCGGCCCGGCGGTGACGGCCGACACGACACGGTCGCGGGTGGCGGGGTCGGCGAGCGCGCCGGCCACCTCGCGGGCGATCCGGTCGGTGGCCGAGAAGACGGGGCCGACGCCGGACGGGGTGGCGTCGGCGCCGCTCGGCGCGTGGGCCGGACCGGCCTGGGCGGGTGTCGCCGCCGAGGCGATCAGGGTGGTTGCCGCCACGCCGAGGGCGAGCACGGCAAGACGGAGGGAACGTGGACGCATGCGGGCTCCTCTGGGGTCGCGGCGCTGGCTGGCGAGGCGCAGCCGGCTAGCCCGATGATCGCATCCACACATAGGGATTAGTCAATCAGCATCGGTCACAGTGGACCTGTGGACCCGCGGGCGCCGCGCCGGTGACAGGAGCGTGGCGTCCCCTCCGCGGACGCCGGTGGCCCCGGCCACGGCACGGGACCACCGGCGACGGCTCACGCGGCGGGCCGACCCCGGGCCGCCATGCGCCGCGCCTCCTCGCGACGGCGGAGCAGCACCACCCCGGCGAGGAAGGTCACCGCCGGCACCAACACCAGCGCCGCCAACCTGACGGCCACCAGTGGGCGGGCGTACAGGTGCAACGTGTCCACCGCCTCGCCGGCCAGCGAGATGTCGATGAGCAGGACCAACGCGGCGACCGGCGCCAGCAGGACCACGAGCCGCCAACGGATCACCGGGGCGAGGGCCGCCAGCCCGAACAGGACGGCCACCGCCGCCACGCCGAGGACGGCCAGGAAGCCCAGGATCATCACCGGGCTGGGGGCGTTCAGGCCGTGGAAGGAGTACCACGGGCCGTCCGGGTCGAGCTTCGGATAGCTCACCCGGTTGGCCGCCAGCACCCCGACCGCCAGCACCACGGCCAGCCCGAACGCCCCCAGCCTTCGCCCGCCGAGCATCCGTAGGGCCCGCCGGGGCGGCGCTGGCAGGGTGAGCGAGCCGGCTGCCACCACGGCGAGCGCGAACTGCGGCAGGGTGTCGATCACGTACGCCGGTTGGTCGGCGACGGTCGCCCCGGCCAGGACCACCCAGGCCGCCACACCGGCCCAGGCGAGCCCGGCGGCCACCCGCCGCAGCCCCGCCAGCGCAGCCCCGAACACAGCCGCCCAGCCGCCCAACCGCAGCCAGTCGATTTGGTCCGGAGTGGCGGGTGGCAGCGGCGGCTTCCCCAGCGGATCCGGCGCCACCTGGTCGACCAGGCTCCACCCGGCGGTGGCGAACAGGAGCAGCGCCACCAGCACGCCGGTCACCGCGGCGGCATCGATCCAGGCCGGCTCGGTGAACCCCCGGGCGCCCACCCGCAGCCGGGACCGCAGTCCGGCGCCGATCAGGTTGACCGCGTCCCCGGCGCTCGGCCGGGTCTGCCCCGGTCGCGCGCCGGCGAGGAGCACCGCGAGCATCTCCTCCTCGTACGCCCGGCGGTGTTCCGGCGGGTAGACGGCGAGCAGCCGGCGGTAGCGGCGCGCCAGCAGGTCGGCACTCATGCCACTCCCCCCTCGGCGAGCAGGCCGGCGCGGCGCAGCCGCCGGTTGGCAGCGTCGGCGTTGCGGCGCAGGCGGGTGACCTCGTCGGCGAGGCGGGCCGCGCCCAGCGCGGTGAGCCGGTAGTAGCGGCGCAGCCGGGACTGCACCACCTCCTCTCGGTCGACCTCGATGAGTCCGTCGGCACGCAGCCGGTCGAGGACGGCGTAGAGGGTGCCGGCGCGCAGCCGGACCCGGCCATCGGAGATGCGTAGCACGTCCTCGATGACGGCGTACCCGTGCTGGGGCGTCTCGGCCAACGCGGTGAGGACCAGGAAGGTGGGTTCCCGCAACGGAGTGTCGGTCATGCCGATGAGGATATACATCCTATCGGCATATACGCGGCCCCGTCACTGCCGCGGTCGGTGCCCGTCCCCCTCGGCGGCAGCGGCCACGTGCTCGGTGGTCGGGCCGAGCGCCGGGGCCGGCTCGGCCGCCCCCGGCCCACCGGGTGCCGCCTGTTCCCGGGTCCGCCGCCCGTACTCCTGGAAGAACTGCAGCAGCTCCACCGGAAACGGCATGACCAGGGTGCTGTTCTTCTCCGCCGCCACGTCCACCACCGTCTGCAGCAGCCGCAACTGGTACGCCCCCGGCGTGTTCGCCATCGCCCGGGAGGCGTCGGCGAGCCGCCGGGACGCCTGGAACTCACCGTCGGCGGCGATCACCCGCGCCCGCCGTTCCCGCTCCGCCTCGGCCTGGCGGGACATCGACCGCTTCATCTCCTCGGGCAGCGACACGTCCTTGACCTCGACCCGCTCGATGAGCAGCCCCCACGGCTTCTCGGTGGGCGCGTCGATGACCGCCTTCAACTCGGCGTTGATCCGGTCCCGGTCGCGGAGCAGGGTGTCCAGGTCGGCCTTGCCGATCACCGACCGCAGCGCGGTCTGCGCCACCTGGAGCACCGCGGCCGGATAGTCCCGCACGTTGACCAGGGCCTTCACCGGGTCAACCACCCGGTAGTAGACGACCGCGTCGACGGTGAGCGTGACGTTGTCGCGGGTGATGACGCCCTGCGCGGGTACCCCGATCACCGTGGTCTGCATGCTGACCCGCACCATCCGGTCGGCGACCGGGATGATCAGGTGGAGGCCGGGCTGCCGGATCTGCTCCAGCACCCGGCCGAAGCGGAACACCACGCCACGCTGGTACTGCTGCACCAACCGGACGCTCAACGACAGCCCGAGCAGCACGATCGCGACGACGATGACCAGCGCGACTACGGCGGCGACTGCCATGGGCCCCCTCGATCCCGGAGGCATCCGCCTCCCGGCGCCGCGCCTACCCGTTTCGCCGCCGTCCATTCCCGCACGGGCAGTGCCACCGGCCGGCACGGGCTTCGGCTTCGGCTTCGGTCGTCAGTCGGCGGGCTCCGCTCCGTACACCCGCAGGACGCTGGCCTGCACGGCGGCGACCGCCTGGTCGGCGGGCATCCGACCGGCGACGACCTCCGCCCAGGCGGCGTGGCCGAGCGCGATGGTCGCGGCGACCAGCCAGCCGGGGGCGGCGTCCCGATCGAACTCACCGGCCCGCTGTCCGCGCAGGATGAGGCGGGTGAGCCGGTCGTGGACCGGCTGGTGCAGTTCGACGTCCGCGGCTCCGGTGGGTGCCGGCAGCGGCGGGTACCGGTCGAAGGTCCGCCAGCTCACCTCCAGCAGGCGCCGCAGGGCCGCGGGCGCCGGCCCCTCGTCCAGCCGCGCCGCGTCCAGGCCGGCGAGGACCTCGTCGGTCATCCGCCGGAAGACGGCGGTGACGAGCGCGTCCCGGGATGGGAAGTGCGCGTAGACGGTCTGCCGGGAGAGGCCGGCGGCGGCCGCGATGTCGTCCATCGTGGCCTGGGGTCGCTGCCCGAGCACCTGGATCGCGGCGTCGAGGATCGCCGCGACGTTCCGCCGGGCCTCCGCCCGGACGCGTCGCCGGCGCTCCGGAGGGCTGCTCTCAGACACGGTTGTCAAGGCTACCCGAGACACTTAACCTTGACACCAAAGTCAGAGCTAAATGACGAAAGGAGCGCCGTGAGCGCCCAGACAGGACCCACCCCGGGCCGCGACCTGGCCGGCTATCTGCGGTCGTACGTGCAGGAGATGGCCTTCGGCGACGAGGCGCCGGACGTGATCCTCGACCGCTACCACACCCCCGACATCGCCTGGTACTCCGACGGGCTGCACCTCGACCGCGAGCGGCTGGTGGCGCACGCCCGGCCGGTCCGCCGCACGGTGACCAGCTGCTCGCTCGACATTCACGACACGCTGACCTGCGACAACCGGGTGGCGGCCCGCTTCACGTTGACCGCGGTGACCCGCGGTCGCACGGTCGCCACGGAGATCCACATGTTCGGCCAGCTGGCGCCGGACGGCCGGCTCCGCCGGATCGACCAGATCACCCGCACGCCCGGCCCGGAGCAGGACCGGTGACCCGCCCGGCCGACACCGCCGACACCACCGGAGCCGGGCCCGACCACGGCCGGCACGAGCCGGACGGCCGGCGACGGCGGATCGTCGAGGCGATCGCCCTGCTCAGCACCGGGCTGCTGGCCGGCGCGTTCGGTTACGGGGCGGTCAACCTCGTGCAGGGGTTCAAGGCGGTGCCGCTCGACGTCCGGCTCACCTTCCACACCGCCCTCATGAAGATGAACGGCCTGGTGATGCAGACCACGATGGGCCTGGCGCTGGTGAGCATCGCCGTCCTCGCGGTGCTCTGTCGCGGGGTGGCCCGCCGTCTGGCCGCGACCGCCGGCGTCCTGGTCGCCACCTCGTTCCTGGTGACCCGGTTCGGCAACGTACCGATCAACGCGAAGATCAAGGTGTGGGCGGTCACCACCGCGCCGCCGGACCACGCGGCGATCCTGCGCCGCTGGGAGATCTTCAACGACGTACGCACCGGCACCGCTCTGGTCGCGTTCGTCCTCCTGCTGGTCCTCGTCACCGCTCGCCTCGGGGACCGGTCGTGAGGCTCGCGGTGTTCGGCGCCAGCGGCGGCACCGGCCGGCTGCTCACCGCACAGGCCGCCGCGGCGGGTCACCAGGTGGTCGCCGTGGTCCGGGATCCCGCGCGGGTGACCGCCGCCGATGTCACCGTGGCCCGGGCGGACATCATGGACCCCGCCACGTTCACCGCCGCGATCCGCGGCTGCGACGCGGTGGTGTCGCTGCTCGGCCCCGGGCCGGTACGCGGTGAGACCACCCTCCGCAGCCGTGGCACCCGGAGCATCGTGACGGCGATGCGGGACGCGGGCGTACGCCGACTGGTCGTGGTGACCGCCGCCGGCCACACCACCGACGGGGACGGGCCGCTGACCCGCTTCGTGCTCAAGCCGGTGCTGGGCGCCCTGTTGCGGGAGTCGTTCGCCGACATGCGACGCGCCGAGGAGGTGGTCCGCCACAGCGGGCTCGACGCGACAGTGGTCCGCCCACCGCGACTGACCGACGGGCCGCGCACCGGCACGTACCGCACGGCGGTGGGCCACAACGTCCGCGGTGGACTCCGCCTGTCCCGGGCCGACCTGGCCGACTTCCTGCTGCGGTGCGCCGACGCGCCGGTGGGTGAGGTGGTCGCGGTGGCTTACTGATCCGATTCCACCTCTAGCGCTCCGGTCGATCCTGGCAATATCCTCCACAGCACGCGGGGCTCTTGGAGTTCCTTTTCATACCCCGGACGGGCCGCCGCCCGTTGCCGCGTGCTGTCCCGGGCCGCCCCGGCAGGCCACAGAGGAGATGACATGTTCGACCACCCTGAGCTGGACCGCCGTACCCTGCTACGGGCCGGCCTCGGCGCCGCCGCGGTCGCGGTCGTCGGGAGCGAACTCGCGTTCCCCGCCGCGGCGCGGGCCGCCTCCGGCGCGGACCTCGACTGGATCATCAGCTGCGACGAGTGGGGCGCCCGGCCGCCGGCGGACCCGCTGTCGATCAGCGCGATCGCCACCAACAAGATCATCGTGCACCACATGGCGTTTCCGAACAGCACCGACTACTCGGAGGAGCACGCCAAGCAGCTCGCCCGCGACTGCCAGGACCTGCACATGGACGGCAACGGCTGGTCGGACACCGGTCAGCACTTCACGGTCAGCCGGGGTGGCCACGTCCTGGAAGGCCGGCGCGGCAGCCTGGAGCGGCTCCAGGCCGGCGACCGGCAGATGATCTCGGCGCACTGCCCCGGCGAGAACGGCCGGGCCATCGGCATCGAGAACGAGGGCACCTACGTCACCGACACCCCGCCACAGGAGCTGCTCGACTCCCTGGTCAAGCTCTGCACCACCATCTGCCAGCGGTACGGGCTCCAGGCGCACGACATCTTCGGCCACTGGGACTTCCGGGCCACGCTCTGCCCCGGAGCGATGTTCTACCGGGAGTTCCCCGCCCTGCGCCGCCGGGTCTTCGCCGAGCTCGGCACCCACCTGTCCGACGTGCCGGCCCGCCGCTGGCCCGACATCTGGCGGTTCGTCGGCGGCCCCGTCGTCCGGGTCGCGCAGTACCTGCTCGCGTTCCGCGGCTACCCCGTCCCGGTCAACGGCGTCTTCGACGCCGCCACCGTCGCCGCCGTACAGGACTGGCAGGCCCGCAACGGCATCCCGGTCGACATCGACGCCACCCTCACCGCGCCGACCTGGGAGACGCTTGCGCCCGAACTGGAGAAGGACGCGGTCGGCATCCCGGTCAGCGCGGTGCAGTTCATGCTCAACTCCAAGGGTTACGCCGACGTCACGGTCACCGGCACGTACGACCACCCCACGAAGAAGGCCCTCAAGGACCTGCAGCACCTGCACGGTCTGGAGCCGACCGGCAAGGTCAGCACCACCACCTGGTGCGCCCTGGTGGGGGGCGTGGTGCGTCAGTCGTTCCAGAAGAACTGACCGACGCACCGGGGGAGGGCGGTGGAGGTGTCAACGGCGCCACCTCCACCGCACCCGTCCGTCGGTTATCCCCTCGCCGCGCCTCTTTGGTACCGGCCCGTCACTCTGCGACGATGCCCAAATCACCATCGAGGAGGCGAAATGATCAGACTCAACCCGTACCTCAGCTTCCAGGACACCGCCCGCGCGGCGATGGAGCACTACCAGCAGGTGTTCGGCGGCACCCTGACGTTGAGCACCTTCGGCGAGTTCGGCAACCCGGACCCGGCGCTCGCCGACCTGGTCATGCACTCGCAGCTCGAGACGGATCGCGGCTTCACCCTGATGGCCTCCGACACACCGCCGGAGATGGCGCCGCCCACAGCCGGCAACAACATCGCGGTGAGCCTGAGCGGCGACGACGCGGACGTGCTGCGGGGCTACTGGGACAAGCTCTCCGACGGCGGCACCGTGTCCGTCCCGCTGGAGAAGCAGATGTGGGGCGACGAGTTCGGCATGTGCGTGGACCGGTTCGGCATCGGCTGGCTGGTGAACATCAGCCAGCCGTCCTGACCGGGGCGAACGCCCACCCGCGCCGAAGCACGGCCGCCTGAGCGCGACGGGAGGGCACCAGGAGATTCAGACGAGGGATCGCCTGGTAGGCGCCGGCCCTCACGGCACGCGTCACAGATCGGTCTCGGGTCGGGCGTGGTCGACGACGCGGAGGCAGGTGGCCTTCGTGCCCTTCACCGTCCGGCTCCACTTCACGGCGGCGGACCTGGCACGAACCCGGGTGGCGACGGTCAGTCCATTCGCGGACACGATGCACGGGCTGCGGATGCTCCAGCAGCCAGCAGGTGATCCGTACGCCCGACGCCGCGTCAGCCCCCAGATCCGGTCGCTCGCCTAAAAGGTTGGGTCTGTCATGGAGGCTGCTCGGCACGTCGTACCGACGTGGCCGCGGCGATCAGGAGACCGTGGCCGGCGAGATAGGCGGGCGCGGTCACTCGGTCGAGGAACGCCACGGTCTCCGGCAGGGGACGCGACGGACCGTCCGTCGGGAGATCCGGCCGCCCGCATACGATCGTCCGATGGCCGGCGAGCAGCTCCGGATGTATGCCGTCGGCCCGGCCGACGGCACCGTCCGTGAGCGTCGGGCGGGCCGATGAGCGCCGGAACGGTGCCGATCGGGCCGACCCTGGTCGTCGCCCTGGTCGGGCTGACCGTGGCGGCCGCCGCCGTGCTGCGGCTGAGCGGGATCGGCCGGGGCCGGGCCGTGCTGACCGCGGCCGTCCGGGCCACCGTCCAGCTCGGCGTGGTGTCGCTGGTCATCGTCGCCGTGCTGCGTGCCTGGTGGAGCACGGGCGTCTTCATCCTGCTCATGTACGTGGTCGCCGGCGTCACCGCACGCCGCCGGATCGGGCCGTCCTGCCCGCGCCGGGTCGCTCCCCTCGCGATCGCGGCCGGGGTGCTGCCGAGCCTGGTGGTGCTGCTGGCCAGCCGGGCGCTGCCGGCCACGCCGCTGGTGGTGCTGCCGACGGCGGGCATCCTGATCGGCGGGGCGATGACCGCGACCAGCCTCGCCGGCCGGCGGACCCTGGACGAGCTGCGCACCCGACACGGCGAGTACGAGGCCGGGTTGGCCCTGGGGCTGCTCCCCCGCGACGCGGCGCTGGAGATCTGCCGGCCGGCCGCCGGGCAGGCCCTCATTCCCGCACTGGACCAGACCCGCACGGTCGGCCTGGTCACCCTGCCGGGCGCGTTCGTCGGTGTGCTGTTGGGCGGGGCCGGGCCGCTGGAGGCCGGGGCGACCCAGCTGCTCATCCTGCTCACCCTGCTGGCGGTCGAGGCGGTGGCCATCGCGCTGGCCCTGGAACTGCTCGTCCGCGACCGGGCCCGCACCGCGCCCTGAGCCCGCACCGCCGCCTGGGTGCGCGTACCGGGACGGTAAAGGGGTATCTGCTGCCCGATGACCAGGGTCCACAGCCTGCGCGTCCGACCCGACCTGCTCTACGTGGCGAGCGGGTGGAGCACCCTGGTCACCGACGTACGCGGCCGGATCACCGGCACCGATCCCCAGGGCTTCTTCGCCCGCAACACCCGGGTGCTCAGCCGGGAACGGATCGCCGTCGACGGCCGGGAGCCGGTCCCGTTCGCCACCGGGAACGTGCGGGGGCACGCCCAGCTCTCGTACGCGGAGCTGGGCAACGGGGAGGAGCTGCCGTCGCGAGCGGCGTACCTGACGACCGAGCGGTTCGTCGGAGCGGGACTGCGGACCCGGTTCACCGTGGTCAGCTACGCCGCCCGGCCACTGGAGTTCGCGCTGCAGATCCGGGTCGCGGCGGACTTCGCCGACACCAGCGAGGCGGAGACGGGCCGACGGTTGCAGTTCGGCGAGGTCGCCACCCGGTGGGATCCGGCGGCGGGGGAACTGCGCCTGACCTACCTGTGCGACGGCCTCGACCGGGCGGTCGCGGTCGGAGTCCGGGCCGACACCCCGGTGGTGTACGACGACGGCGCGTTCCGCGTCGACGTGGCGGTGCCGGCGCGCGGCAGCACCCGGGTCGAGCTGCTGGTCGAGCCGGTCTTCGACGGGGAGCGGCTGGCCGCTCCCCCGGCGACGTTCACCGAGCCGGACGACTCCGCCGCCCGGGCCCGGGCCCGGCTGATCGGCGAGCTGGCCGATCTGAGCAGCAGCAACTTCGACGTGACGGCGGCGTGGCGGTGTGCGACGCACGACCTGGCGGTGCTGCCGCTCGGCGAACCGGCCGGACCGGCGGCACCGATGGCGGGGTTGCCCATCTATCAGGAGATCTTCGGCCGGGACACGATGACGGCGTCGTGGCAGGCGCTGCTGGCGGGTCCGACCATGCTGGCCGACAGCCTGCGGCTCATCGCCGGTCACCTGGGCCGACGGCTGGACGACTGGCACGACGAGGAACCGGGCAAGCCGCTGCACGAGGCCCGCCAGGGCCCGGTCTCCGCGCTCGGACTGGACCCGTTCACCAGCTACTACGGCGACTGGTCGACCGCGCCGGACTTCCTGGTCTTCCTCGGGCAGTTCTTCGCCTGGACCGGTGACCTGGACACCGTACGGGAGCTGTTGCCGACGGCCCGGCGGGCGCTGGGCTGGATCGAGCGGTACGGCGACCCCGACGGTGACGGCTTCCTGGACTACCACCGCCGCTCCGCGGCGGGGTTGAAGAACCAGGGCTGGAAGGACTCGGACACCGCGATCGTCGACGAGTACGGGCAGGTGGTGGCCAACCCGATCGCGACCAGCGAGTTGCAGGCCTACTGGTACGCGGCCCTGCGGCACGCCGCGGCGGTCTTCACGGTGACCGGTCATCCGGCCCGGGGCGCCACGCTGCTGGCCCGGGCCCGGGCGCTGCGCCGCCGCTTCCATCAGGCGTACTGGCTGCCCGAGCGGGGCTGCTACGCGATGGCGCTCGGGCCGGACAAGCGGCCGGTGCGCTCCACCAACTCCAACGACGGGCACCTGCTGGCCACCGGCATCGTGCCGGCCCAGGTCGCCGCGCAGGTGGCCGACCGGCTGTTCGCCCCCGACATGTTCAGCGGCTGGGGGGTGCGGACGCTGTCGGCCGACCACCCCGCCTACAACCCGTTCAGCTACCACCGGGGCAGTGTCTGGCCGGTGGAGGCGGGCACGATCGGTCTCGGCCTGGCCCGGTACGGCTGCTGGCCGCACCTGCACCGGCTGGCCGAGGGGATGTTCGCCGCGGCGGCGCTGTTCGAGGAGCATCGACTGCCCGAGGTGCTCAGCGGACTCCCCCGCGACCCGGCCCACCCGCACCCCGGCGTCTACCCGAACTCCTGTTCCCCGCAGGCCTGGTCGGCCAGCGCGATCGTCGCCCTGGTCCAGGCGATGCTGGCGCTGCGGCCGGCCGCGTCGGTGCGAACGATCTTCGTGGATCCGCATCTACCGGAGTGGCTGCCGGACCTGCGGTTGGAGGGCGTACGGGTCGGGCGCGCCACGGTCGACCTGACCGTGCGGCGCAGGCGGGGCGGGCGGACGTCGATCACCGCGCGCGGCGACCGGCTGGCGGTGGTCCGCCGCGCCCCCCGTCAGGCGATCTCCACTCGCCGCCGGTGACGGGCGACGGGTGTAGCCGGACTCCGGTGGGGAATGCGGCCCGGAACTGGGGCCGAGACGAAAGGGACCGGCATGGAGAGTCGCGCCAAGGCGATGGGCCACGGGATCCATCCCATTCTGATCGTGTTCCCGCTGGGGCTGCTCGCCACCGCGGTGATCTTCGACATCCTCTACCTGGCCACGGACCGGACGAGTTTCCAGATCTCCGCCGCGCAGACGATGGGCATCGGAATCCTCGGCGGTCTCCTCGCCGGGCTGTTCGGTTTCATCGACTGGCGGGGCATCCCCGCCGGTACCCGCGCGAAACGGATCGGCGCCGCGCACGGCCTCGGCAACGTGGTGGTGCTGGCGTTGTTCGCGGCGAGCTGGTTCCAGCGGCTGGCCGCCACCAACTGGGACCCGAGCGCCGGGGCCCTGATCTGCAGCTTCGTCGGTATCGCGCTCGCCGGGGTGACCGGCTGGCTCGGCGGTGAGCTGGTCGAGCGGCTCGGCGTCGGCGTGAGCGACGGGGCGGGCGTGAACGCTCCGAGTTCGTTGCGCCGGTCCGCCGGTCGGGCCCGGGCCCGCGGCGCCTGAACCGGCCACCCATCACACCTCTTCGAACAGGCGTGCGAACATGGGTGCGTGTCGAGCGAGGCCACCATCCTGCACGCCGACCTGGACGCGTTCTACGCGTCGGTCGAGCAGCGCGACGATCCCCGGT
This region includes:
- a CDS encoding TetR/AcrR family transcriptional regulator; protein product: MSESSPPERRRRVRAEARRNVAAILDAAIQVLGQRPQATMDDIAAAAGLSRQTVYAHFPSRDALVTAVFRRMTDEVLAGLDAARLDEGPAPAALRRLLEVSWRTFDRYPPLPAPTGAADVELHQPVHDRLTRLILRGQRAGEFDRDAAPGWLVAATIALGHAAWAEVVAGRMPADQAVAAVQASVLRVYGAEPAD
- a CDS encoding peptidoglycan recognition protein family protein, which translates into the protein MFDHPELDRRTLLRAGLGAAAVAVVGSELAFPAAARAASGADLDWIISCDEWGARPPADPLSISAIATNKIIVHHMAFPNSTDYSEEHAKQLARDCQDLHMDGNGWSDTGQHFTVSRGGHVLEGRRGSLERLQAGDRQMISAHCPGENGRAIGIENEGTYVTDTPPQELLDSLVKLCTTICQRYGLQAHDIFGHWDFRATLCPGAMFYREFPALRRRVFAELGTHLSDVPARRWPDIWRFVGGPVVRVAQYLLAFRGYPVPVNGVFDAATVAAVQDWQARNGIPVDIDATLTAPTWETLAPELEKDAVGIPVSAVQFMLNSKGYADVTVTGTYDHPTKKALKDLQHLHGLEPTGKVSTTTWCALVGGVVRQSFQKN
- a CDS encoding nuclear transport factor 2 family protein, whose translation is MSAQTGPTPGRDLAGYLRSYVQEMAFGDEAPDVILDRYHTPDIAWYSDGLHLDRERLVAHARPVRRTVTSCSLDIHDTLTCDNRVAARFTLTAVTRGRTVATEIHMFGQLAPDGRLRRIDQITRTPGPEQDR
- a CDS encoding VOC family protein, with the protein product MIRLNPYLSFQDTARAAMEHYQQVFGGTLTLSTFGEFGNPDPALADLVMHSQLETDRGFTLMASDTPPEMAPPTAGNNIAVSLSGDDADVLRGYWDKLSDGGTVSVPLEKQMWGDEFGMCVDRFGIGWLVNISQPS
- a CDS encoding PadR family transcriptional regulator, with product MTDTPLREPTFLVLTALAETPQHGYAVIEDVLRISDGRVRLRAGTLYAVLDRLRADGLIEVDREEVVQSRLRRYYRLTALGAARLADEVTRLRRNADAANRRLRRAGLLAEGGVA
- a CDS encoding DUF3103 family protein — protein: MRPRSLRLAVLALGVAATTLIASAATPAQAGPAHAPSGADATPSGVGPVFSATDRIAREVAGALADPATRDRVVSAVTAGPVDLLTAGLNARVDRAARSVNQAVLAAKGLPESTGSVLRLRLGHEGMAAALARSERPLVAAASSDDTMTDVVAHDPAGGRVLLDPVRVPTRPVLVVEVDVRKSMERGLAQVRQELAARGLTPVRHDAAASAGGRSTVTAQAGYWATKVNAVRLNDDKEPWIKGAAEIFNVVGGFGLDGKPTVNIVEMPYLDNDGTIYYPNQLLVHFNNYKYNLADVVMWEDDGDTNYRDLAKALLTVLLTVVDYGTYTPLVNAIIDAMPASWWTDDPDYVDSWYTLSTNSSGRLNGAAANGWMDVAPYWVQQF
- a CDS encoding ABC transporter permease, encoding MSAGTVPIGPTLVVALVGLTVAAAAVLRLSGIGRGRAVLTAAVRATVQLGVVSLVIVAVLRAWWSTGVFILLMYVVAGVTARRRIGPSCPRRVAPLAIAAGVLPSLVVLLASRALPATPLVVLPTAGILIGGAMTATSLAGRRTLDELRTRHGEYEAGLALGLLPRDAALEICRPAAGQALIPALDQTRTVGLVTLPGAFVGVLLGGAGPLEAGATQLLILLTLLAVEAVAIALALELLVRDRARTAP
- a CDS encoding DUF1772 domain-containing protein gives rise to the protein MTRPADTADTTGAGPDHGRHEPDGRRRRIVEAIALLSTGLLAGAFGYGAVNLVQGFKAVPLDVRLTFHTALMKMNGLVMQTTMGLALVSIAVLAVLCRGVARRLAATAGVLVATSFLVTRFGNVPINAKIKVWAVTTAPPDHAAILRRWEIFNDVRTGTALVAFVLLLVLVTARLGDRS
- a CDS encoding SPFH domain-containing protein, giving the protein MAVAAVVALVIVVAIVLLGLSLSVRLVQQYQRGVVFRFGRVLEQIRQPGLHLIIPVADRMVRVSMQTTVIGVPAQGVITRDNVTLTVDAVVYYRVVDPVKALVNVRDYPAAVLQVAQTALRSVIGKADLDTLLRDRDRINAELKAVIDAPTEKPWGLLIERVEVKDVSLPEEMKRSMSRQAEAERERRARVIAADGEFQASRRLADASRAMANTPGAYQLRLLQTVVDVAAEKNSTLVMPFPVELLQFFQEYGRRTREQAAPGGPGAAEPAPALGPTTEHVAAAAEGDGHRPRQ
- a CDS encoding NAD(P)-dependent oxidoreductase; translation: MRLAVFGASGGTGRLLTAQAAAAGHQVVAVVRDPARVTAADVTVARADIMDPATFTAAIRGCDAVVSLLGPGPVRGETTLRSRGTRSIVTAMRDAGVRRLVVVTAAGHTTDGDGPLTRFVLKPVLGALLRESFADMRRAEEVVRHSGLDATVVRPPRLTDGPRTGTYRTAVGHNVRGGLRLSRADLADFLLRCADAPVGEVVAVAY